A region of Thermococcus argininiproducens DNA encodes the following proteins:
- a CDS encoding DUF460 domain-containing protein yields MPILVIGIDIISEETKRFAVVSWFNGRLIKNGEFTFYRLVRFIRAKQPDIVATDNIYELGEYLRKFIRALPQGTKIVQVTGRPGEQKSLWSLAKEHGIKVVDKFNPYEEAKVCALLAVKGIGHEVLAFEDEVVIKVSRGRSQGKGGWSQDRYRRRVHNLIQNKVREIEETLKRANIPFDLEIKEKDQGLERGEFRVYASREELAGLIKPMKGGDIEVRIRPVEKKTFEFVPLKSESAIRERKSIIVGLDPGITVGIAALDLNGEVLTSYSERNMAVSDIVRFISEIGHPIIIATDVNPAPGLVEKISRSFKAMLFVPRESLKVEEKNELLRNLGISVEDDHQRDALAAAYKAYLRLKPKLDHIEAKLKELGITQKGEEIKALVIQGYNLGEAILKVKEREKPREEVKHVEEKEVYVDLTPYMEKIKELETTVELLERENQELRVMIEKQRKIIENLKNKLATYDEKIREKILRSKEFEIKEKRIIHLEKELREAKAIIEKLSSDLVLAKRMHLLELRGSAVPIKVIENLTWKEIEELERSTGIKKDDVLYVVNPAGAGKSLAEHLVEKRIKALISAKTLPNLVYEVLKENRIPILYESEIEVKRVDDFAIVDRKELEKAIKDKIKVWEKEEKEREIQEFLRLVEEYRIERIKELKKKSEEGH; encoded by the coding sequence ATGCCTATTCTAGTTATTGGTATAGATATAATCAGTGAAGAGACAAAACGCTTTGCTGTGGTTAGTTGGTTTAATGGAAGATTAATTAAAAATGGCGAATTTACATTTTATCGATTAGTCAGATTTATACGGGCTAAACAGCCAGATATAGTTGCCACAGACAATATATATGAACTTGGAGAGTACTTAAGAAAATTCATAAGAGCTCTACCTCAAGGGACAAAAATTGTTCAAGTAACTGGAAGACCCGGAGAGCAAAAATCACTCTGGAGTTTAGCTAAAGAACATGGAATCAAAGTAGTGGACAAGTTCAATCCCTATGAAGAAGCAAAGGTATGTGCCCTTTTAGCAGTCAAGGGAATTGGTCATGAGGTACTAGCATTTGAAGATGAGGTAGTAATCAAAGTCTCAAGAGGGAGAAGTCAAGGAAAAGGCGGTTGGAGCCAAGACAGATACAGAAGGAGAGTTCACAACCTGATACAAAACAAAGTAAGAGAAATCGAGGAAACCCTTAAAAGAGCCAATATTCCTTTCGATTTAGAAATCAAAGAAAAAGACCAAGGATTAGAAAGAGGAGAATTTAGGGTATATGCCTCCCGGGAAGAGCTCGCAGGATTAATTAAACCTATGAAGGGAGGGGATATAGAAGTAAGAATAAGGCCTGTAGAAAAGAAAACATTTGAATTCGTGCCGCTAAAAAGCGAAAGTGCAATAAGAGAAAGAAAGAGCATCATTGTTGGCCTTGATCCTGGTATAACTGTGGGTATTGCTGCATTGGATTTGAATGGAGAGGTTCTGACATCATACAGCGAGAGAAATATGGCAGTTAGTGATATAGTCAGATTCATAAGTGAAATCGGACATCCTATAATAATAGCTACTGATGTAAATCCCGCTCCGGGTCTTGTCGAAAAAATCTCTCGTTCATTTAAAGCAATGCTCTTCGTTCCACGAGAGAGTCTGAAAGTGGAGGAGAAGAATGAGCTTTTAAGAAACTTAGGGATAAGCGTCGAAGATGACCATCAACGAGACGCATTGGCAGCAGCTTATAAAGCATACCTCCGCTTGAAACCAAAGCTCGATCATATAGAGGCAAAACTAAAGGAACTTGGCATTACACAAAAAGGAGAGGAGATAAAGGCTCTAGTGATCCAAGGCTACAATCTTGGAGAGGCTATTTTAAAAGTAAAAGAGAGAGAAAAGCCAAGAGAAGAAGTCAAACATGTAGAGGAAAAAGAGGTCTATGTAGACTTAACTCCTTACATGGAAAAGATAAAAGAGTTGGAAACTACTGTAGAGCTTTTAGAACGAGAAAATCAAGAACTGAGAGTTATGATAGAAAAACAAAGAAAGATCATAGAAAATCTGAAAAACAAACTTGCTACTTACGATGAAAAGATCAGAGAAAAGATTCTAAGAAGTAAAGAATTTGAGATAAAAGAAAAGAGAATAATACATCTCGAAAAGGAGTTGAGAGAGGCAAAAGCAATTATTGAAAAGCTAAGCAGTGATTTAGTCTTAGCAAAGAGAATGCATCTTCTTGAACTTAGAGGATCAGCAGTGCCCATCAAAGTTATTGAAAACCTGACATGGAAAGAAATCGAAGAATTGGAGCGTTCTACCGGGATTAAGAAGGATGATGTCCTCTATGTTGTCAACCCTGCTGGCGCAGGAAAAAGCCTCGCCGAGCACCTAGTTGAAAAAAGGATAAAAGCACTCATCAGTGCAAAAACACTTCCAAACCTTGTTTATGAAGTGTTAAAAGAAAATAGGATCCCAATTCTTTATGAAAGTGAAATAGAAGTAAAGAGAGTAGATGACTTTGCAATAGTCGACAGAAAAGAACTTGAAAAAGCAATAAAGGATAAGATAAAGGTTTGGGAAAAAGAGGAAAAAGAAAGGGAAATTCAAGAATTCCTCCGACTCGTTGAAGAATACCGCATTGAGCGTATTAAAGAACTCAAAAAGAAGTCTGAAGAAGGACATTAA
- a CDS encoding RNA-guided endonuclease InsQ/TnpB family protein: MRRTVAIKLQPSKEQEKILFELAQATALIWNKLNYERLRQFKEFGVIDFAITEKEVYHRFKGWIGGSTIQQLARKNAEAWRSFFQLNKKKKSGELPEWFKPKPPEFIKEENGRKLFIIPLRNDQYRIDGNVIELRRLGKFGRLRIQFKGRIHLKGKQGRLEIIYDDVKRKWYAHVSISKVEKKLEGKEWIKLPRQPLGSLTAGIDLGVNNLMAVYVENGESFLVNGRPLKSIAFYWQKNIAEYQSKINKSGSKRSKRLERMHEKAKLQAKHYINTAVRQAVEKPYHLGVSRIIVGYPKEIARNSDKGSKQNFILSHVWRFNYVIKRLKEVSEEYGIQVVLVDEAFTSQTCPLCGQRHPNGRFVRGLFKCHREGVVMNADLVGAFNILKKIVGRITPSLLGLTVGRGNWGKALPEGLKTRFLVGLNETPQTSPP, translated from the coding sequence ATGCGGAGGACGGTAGCAATCAAACTACAACCCTCAAAGGAGCAAGAGAAAATCCTCTTCGAGTTAGCTCAAGCCACAGCATTAATCTGGAACAAACTCAACTACGAACGCTTGAGGCAATTCAAAGAGTTTGGAGTGATAGATTTTGCAATTACAGAAAAGGAAGTTTACCACCGCTTCAAAGGCTGGATTGGTGGTTCAACAATCCAACAACTGGCAAGAAAAAACGCCGAAGCTTGGAGGAGCTTCTTCCAACTCAACAAGAAGAAAAAGAGTGGAGAATTGCCCGAGTGGTTCAAACCGAAACCTCCAGAATTCATTAAAGAAGAGAATGGGCGGAAGCTCTTCATCATCCCTCTGAGGAACGACCAGTATCGGATTGATGGCAATGTAATCGAGTTAAGAAGACTTGGTAAATTTGGGAGATTGAGGATTCAATTCAAGGGCAGAATTCACTTGAAGGGTAAGCAAGGGAGGCTTGAAATTATCTATGACGATGTAAAGAGAAAATGGTACGCTCACGTTTCAATTTCAAAAGTTGAGAAAAAACTTGAGGGTAAAGAATGGATTAAACTTCCAAGACAACCCTTGGGAAGTTTAACTGCTGGCATTGATTTAGGCGTGAACAATTTAATGGCTGTTTATGTTGAAAATGGTGAATCCTTCTTGGTTAATGGTAGACCACTAAAATCCATAGCCTTCTATTGGCAGAAAAATATTGCCGAGTACCAGTCTAAAATCAACAAATCTGGAAGTAAAAGGAGTAAAAGATTGGAGAGAATGCACGAAAAGGCCAAACTTCAGGCTAAACACTACATTAACACTGCAGTCAGGCAAGCCGTCGAAAAACCCTACCACTTGGGCGTTTCGAGGATTATCGTCGGTTATCCTAAAGAAATCGCAAGGAACTCTGATAAGGGCAGTAAGCAGAATTTTATCCTCTCTCACGTGTGGCGGTTTAACTATGTTATCAAACGACTTAAGGAAGTCTCTGAAGAGTATGGTATTCAGGTTGTGCTTGTTGATGAGGCTTTCACTTCCCAAACCTGCCCTCTCTGTGGCCAGCGCCATCCTAACGGTAGGTTCGTTAGAGGTTTGTTTAAGTGCCACAGAGAGGGCGTTGTAATGAATGCTGATTTGGTTGGTGCTTTTAATATTTTAAAGAAGATTGTTGGAAGGATAACTCCGAGCCTGCTGGGTTTAACGGTGGGTAGGGGTAATTGGGGGAAGGCCCTCCCGGAGGGGTTGAAAACCCGCTTTTTAGTGGGTTTGAATGAAACCCCTCAAACCTCCCCACCTTAA